A single genomic interval of Persephonella atlantica harbors:
- a CDS encoding Uma2 family endonuclease yields the protein MSVLEKRKLTYKDINRLPEGSYEIIDGDIVEMAPTGFEHGEIELDIGYFLRKKLKDKGYVSSGEVGILISRDPLRIRGADIVYISKERLKEKPKGILEIPPDLIIEIISPNNTVSEMEEKIEDYFKIGVPRVILIDPQTQKVYLYQNGKKSINLYTFDEELEFIDGLKAKVKDIIE from the coding sequence ATGTCTGTTTTAGAAAAGAGAAAGCTGACTTATAAAGATATAAACAGGCTTCCCGAGGGAAGTTATGAGATTATAGATGGAGATATTGTTGAGATGGCACCGACAGGATTTGAACATGGAGAGATTGAACTGGATATTGGATATTTTTTAAGAAAAAAACTAAAAGATAAAGGGTATGTCTCATCTGGAGAGGTTGGAATTCTGATTTCACGAGATCCCCTTAGAATAAGGGGGGCAGATATTGTTTATATAAGTAAGGAAAGATTAAAAGAGAAACCAAAAGGTATTCTTGAGATACCGCCTGATTTGATAATAGAGATTATTTCTCCCAATAATACCGTATCAGAGATGGAAGAAAAAATTGAGGATTACTTTAAAATAGGTGTTCCAAGAGTTATACTTATTGATCCACAGACGCAAAAAGTGTATCTTTATCAAAATGGAAAAAAAAGCATAAATCTTTACACTTTTGATGAGGAGTTAGAGTTTATAGACGGTCTAAAAGCTAAAGTGAAAGATATTATTGAATAA